In Miscanthus floridulus cultivar M001 chromosome 8, ASM1932011v1, whole genome shotgun sequence, the sequence ACGACAGCCGGCCGGCGGGCCGGCCGCGACGCAACGCGGTGCCGAGGGCTCCTCCTCCTCGTTCTTCCTCGCTCGCACGCGGCATTGTCCGACCGATCGATCCCTTCCACTGAACTGAACGTGAACGTGAACGGCTGGGGCTCGCGCGGATGGACGACCTGAAGGCGAGCCTTGCGCGGCCGATCCAGCTCGCGGAGCAGGTGATCAAGTGGGCGGACGAGGCGCAGACGTGCCGGCAGGAGTGCCAGGACCTCAAGGCCAAGCTGGAGCGCCTCTCCACGCTGCTCCGGCAGGCGGCACGCGCCGACCTCTACGAGCGCCCCGCGCGCCGCATCCTCGAGGACACCGACAAGGCGCTCGACAAGGCCGCCGCGCTGCTGGAGCGCTGCTGCGGCCACGGCTTCGTCCGCCGCGTCTTCACCATCATCCCCGCGGGGTCGTTCAAGAAGGCCTCCTACCTGCTCGACAACTCCCTCGGGGACCTCACCTGGATCCTCCGCGTCTCCAACTACGCCGcctccgacgaggacgaggaggacgaccACATCGGCCTGCCCCCCATCGCGCAGAACGAGCCCATCCTCTTCCTCATCTGGGAGCAGATCGCCGTGCTGCAGTACGGCGGGCTCGAGGCCCGCGCCGACGCCGCCGCCAGCGTCGTCTCCCTCGCGCGCGACAACGACCGCTACGGCAGGCTCATCATCGAGGAGGACGGCGTCCCGCCGCTGCTGCGGCTCATCAAGGAGGGACGCGCCGACGCGCAGGAGAGCGCCGCGCTCGCCATCGGGCTCCTCGGCCGCGACCCCGAGTGCGTCGACCTCATGATCCTCGCCGGGGTCTGCACCTCCTTCGTCAAGATCCTCAAGGACGCGCCCATGAAGGTGCAGGGGATGGTGGCGTGGGCGGTCTCCGAGCTCGCCGCCAACCACCCCAAATGCCAGGACGCCTTCCTCCAGCACAACGTCATCCGCCTCCTCGTCTCCCACCTCGCCTTCGAGACGGTGCAGGAGCACTCCAAGTACGCCGTCGCCTCCAAGATGTCCATCCACTCCGTGCTCATGGACAAGAAGAGCAACGACAGCTCACAGGACCCCTCGGGCAGCGGGGAGAAAGCCgccactgccaccaccgccgccgccgtggccgcggcGAAACCAACCGTGGGCGGCGCCGGCGGGACAGGCGCCGGTAGTTCGATGAGTGCGACGGTTCCCGGTCCCAGCGCCAGACCCGTGGGCATGGCCGGGATGAGGCTGCACAACGCGTCCATGTCCGCCACGAGCACGCGGGGGAGGGAGTACGAGGACCCGGAGATCAAAGACTACCTGAAAGCGCACGCCGCCCGGGCGCTGGGCACTCTGGCCACGGGCAACCCGGCCATCTGCAAGAACATCACGGAGTCGAGGGCGCTGCTCTGCTTCTCGATCCTCCTCGAGAAGGCCACGGGCGACGTGCAGTACAACTCGGCGATGGCGCTCGTGGAGATCTGCCGCGTCGCCGAGGAGAACGCCGAGCTCCGGCGGTCGGCGTTCAAGCCCACCTCCCCCTCGGCGCGCGCCGTGGTGGACCAGCTCCTCCGCGTCG encodes:
- the LOC136472962 gene encoding uncharacterized protein, giving the protein MDDLKASLARPIQLAEQVIKWADEAQTCRQECQDLKAKLERLSTLLRQAARADLYERPARRILEDTDKALDKAAALLERCCGHGFVRRVFTIIPAGSFKKASYLLDNSLGDLTWILRVSNYAASDEDEEDDHIGLPPIAQNEPILFLIWEQIAVLQYGGLEARADAAASVVSLARDNDRYGRLIIEEDGVPPLLRLIKEGRADAQESAALAIGLLGRDPECVDLMILAGVCTSFVKILKDAPMKVQGMVAWAVSELAANHPKCQDAFLQHNVIRLLVSHLAFETVQEHSKYAVASKMSIHSVLMDKKSNDSSQDPSGSGEKAATATTAAAVAAAKPTVGGAGGTGAGSSMSATVPGPSARPVGMAGMRLHNASMSATSTRGREYEDPEIKDYLKAHAARALGTLATGNPAICKNITESRALLCFSILLEKATGDVQYNSAMALVEICRVAEENAELRRSAFKPTSPSARAVVDQLLRVVEKADYDDLLIPCITCLGCLSRTFRATETRVIGPLVRLLDEREADVSLEAAAALAKFACMDNYLHVDHCKSIIAHGGAKHLVQLVYFGEQVVQTAALVLVCYLAHNVPDSEDLAQAEILTVLDWAWKQGYMSQDPVIESLLPEAKIRMELYQSRVGYY